The genomic window AATAAAGTTTGGACGAGCTGTGGCCTAACCGGTCGACATCTTAGTTCCGGCTCCCACCGTGGCTAAAACCTATATACTTATTAGTGCAATGGAATAATGACGTTGAGATATTGCATTAACGCCCGGATTGGACATGAGAATGCTTCCACGAACCACTAAGGGGACGCCGAACTGGCACTGGCGCTTTATCGATCCCGAGGTCGATACTCGACTTGTAATGGTAGCCGGCGAGGTTGTCACAGATGCTGCTACATCTGGTACGTTGTGTGCCAGCTTCTCGGCGATATGTGTATGGGCAGGAACTCATCGAGCATCAACGTAGAGAACATTGTGTTTTGGGAGTTGTTGCGGGCAAGACAAGACAGGAGGCATCGGATACGGAGAAATTAAAAATGGCACATAATTTGATACATCGATGCCGAAGCATCCGTTACTGGTACGACACAAAATCTGATGCAAAAAAAGGGGCCCCTCGATATTTCTCGTTAATCCCCATCAACACATGTCTTTGCTTTGAGCCACAGGTACGTATGTCTCTTTGAAACTTGGCTGCAAGACAGCATGTTGGCTAGCTACCCTGTGGCTGCTGTTCGACAGGACTTGTCCGAATCAACGGGCGCCAGAAAATTTCTGCCACCAAGGTCTGAGTATGGTGTTGGGTGCATAGCTTTGCAAAAGCGTCAGTGTTTCTTgagtattattaatatatttatttaattttgAGTGGAATATGTGATAGACATTGATACGCCCTTAAACAGACCCACTACAGTTCAACCAACTGCGGTATAAGATTCCAAATGAAGGTGTCGTTTAGTCGTTCTGTAAGTCATTCATCTCCTCTGGAGAATATCACTAAATCGCAAATAAAATTGCAAAAAAACCACTCCTTTCAATTCTTGTTGAACCACCATGTGATTCCAAGTCTTTAGCACTTGGTGATGTATAGACCAATAGGCGAAGGATTGTAATCCTGGAAATAACGAAAGTTGGTGTCACCGCAGTCGCTCATTTCGAAACCGATGGCCTGACCAGCTGGGCAGGGGAACGAAGCGATTGTGTAGCTGTTTCCCGGGGCGACAGTGGTAATACCGTAGTCGGTCTTCTTTCCAGGCTGGTTGTTCCAGGTCGTGCCTTGGGTGGCGGGCGAGTTCAACAGGGAGaagtcaatcttgccatctccTGAAAAGTTGAAAGACGATGTAGTAAGTTGGTCTTGTctggggaagaggaagaccaGGGTGCAAGTCTTGCCTGCATCAGCTGCGGGGATATCAAAATTAAAGATGGATGATATGCTGGAAGTAACTTCGCCAAAGAAGGACGTCCCGGCTGCCTTGTCAGGGTTTGACTTGTCAACGGAGACGATGAGGTGAGGGAACTCATATGCGCCGTTGAGGTTGGCAGGACAGCTCTTGGCTggttgaggaggaggaggacatgCTATATGACAACCGTCGGCGGTCAGTGTAACTTCGCCGCAGTTGATGCCTTCGTTGGGGCCAAGGTAAATGTTATACTGGTTGTCGTCGCCCGTTTCACATTGATAGAAGGTAGTCTGTCCGTGATAAGAGACCCTTCCATCACAGCCAATTGTGAATCCAGAGTCAGGTGGCTGATTGGTATCACACTGAAGGACTCGGGTGGGAGCTACAGCATACCAATTAGTTCTTGAACGTCGTCTATATGGGGACTTGGAATCATCAACAAGACAGAAAAAGTAGGGAAAATAAACTCACGAGTCCACCAACAGCCACGGCCGTTCCTATCCCAAATCTTGTCACCGTCAATGTGAAAAGTAGTCTGTGGAATATTGCCGAATCGAATCTGGCCACCATTGAGCTCGCCCAAAGGTCCGCCGTGAGAACCGGCAGCGTTCATGTGGAAATCACATTCGGAATTACGCACGACGGCAGCATTGGCTAGGCCAACATAAAGCAGAAGAGACAGCATAATGATCAGTGGCAGTAACCAGATGGAACTGGAAGAAACCTTTTGAGAATGATGCCGTTTTTGACAAGAATTTAGAAAACTGGATCACTAAATAGATGAGGTTAATGACATGCCATATATGCACATATGTAATGTTCATGTTTCAATAGTCGGTTATTCCGACTTTGAAAGGCCTTATATATTCTCATGCCATGTCACCGCtcctctccatgtccatgtatTGTGTCGCCGAGCATCCGAGCTGAGAAGGCACAAGTCTGCAAAGACATCGTCATAGCATACTCTGGCTGAGCAAAAAGAGCGTCATCCAGAGACTCATCATTGACTTGCACCGGAACAGTACATGCCAAACGCAGCCACCCACGTCCTTGGGAGATGTGAGGCTGCAGAAATACGAGGAAATGACTTTGAACAACCAACTGAGAAAGCCAAGCTGGGGAAAGATTACCGATGTAAAGAGGAGAAGCTGACGATCCGGGAGACAGGTGTCCAAGGAAGGATCTTTAACCTCGCTCCTAGACCAACCATGACTGCGGCTAGTAGGGAAGAATAAAAAATTTGATAAAATCTGTTTGCTCTCACAAACTACTCTGTAGTTATTAGTCGTATGGCTTCGGTCCCAGAGCCCAATTGGTGCCGATCGCTTGGACAAAACGCTCATTCCCCGTTTTGGCCTGACAATGATGAACTTGGAGCCAGCCGCGTTCTGCTCTGTGCGACCTCTCGTATTCGATGCTGTCAGAATCTTCTGGCCTACGGTGAGGCGGCTGAGGTGTAACCATGTGTAACCATCAAAAGGGAAACACAACGCCCCGCAAGAGACGAGCCAGCAGGCTTGCCAAGTCGGCGATTCGGCTAGGAAAAGCTGGGGATGAGGGAGGTTGTGCAATAAGCTGTTTTGTGTTGGGCGTGTATGACGGCATTCGGTGACCACTGCTCTTCGCCATGAGCGGCAATGGACTTGGATGGATGAAGCCAAGATCAACGACGCACTAGCTTATATTCGCATGATCCATGTTTTAATCAGACCTGACATAATTCGTTAGTCGATCGCTGGCGATGTCTGACTGCATGGACGCATTGCCATTGAAAATCGTGTCGCCACCAAACGCCTGCTCACTTGGTTTTGTTTGTTTCCCACTTCCAATCTGCATGCATCTCATTGCCACATTTGGAATACAGTCTTCCAAAACAGTAAACACTTGGCAGaaccagtactccgtacacaatAGAATTTATGTGTGGTGAGAGGGATGTGTACCCATCGCAAAATGTCGAACGAGTCTTGAAAACTAATGGGAAATTTGTGCTCTCGGCattgatgacggcgatgccCACTCGGAGCTCAATGGCGCGACATGTCGAATCGTCTGTTTCGAGCCTGCCGGTCACAAAGCCTCCGCCATGCACGTACATTCACAATGGGAGACGCTCATCAGCTGCCGGTGTGCAGTGATAGAGGCTGACAGCGATGCAACTGCCGTCCCGCACGTCGAGtttggtgatggtgaggtCATCTTGAGCAGTAACAGGGTCGTCGGCGCGACTCATGCCAACTACTTTTGTGCCGGGGGGCAGATTGTTCGGGAACCGACTGTATTTAGTGTCTCAGCGGGTGGCTCGGTTTTGAGGATTGCTTGCATCCACCTATTCCGGATCGGAGTTTGCAAGACGCTGAAATTCAGCCATGTTGAGCGAGCAGCTCAGGCTCAATAGCTGTGAGGTGTCCAAGCTGTGTGACAATGACGAAGCGAATGAGTTCCCATGACCGGCTCAAACTACGTAATATACAGCTTACAAACGAAGCTTTGATGACGCGGCTCAGGATATTTGGACTATTGCTGACGCCAAGCCAAATTGAAGAACGCCTCGTCAGCATCAGGATACCACGGAGACCATATCGTGGGGGAACCAAGGTGAGCGAAGGGCATGCTGCTTTGCCTTGTGGGGTTTAGATCCTGCTGATGTGGGATCAGATAATCTTATCAGATGAATCGCTGCAAGGTTTCTCACCACGTTGGGGTATCACGAGTTGCTTAATCTTTCAAGCCGTGTACACATCTTGGTGTCGTCGCCCGTggcctctttctttttcctttgtcATGGATAGCACGTCATGGAACTGGACGGTGTGGTGTTTGGCCGGTCCTTCGGTTCTTGATCTTGGTCTCGCGCCTAAATAGAGGTATCTTGGTGGTTAGTTCTCGTTGTTCTGCCGACAATGATTCAGGGGGGGTGGCCCACGACACTGGCCGTTGGGGTTGTGGCATAGTTTTACCTTGTGCTTGCACCACTTTATGGGCCTTTATGAGGGAAACGGCATTTCTTGTGGGACAAAATGTAGTGTAGCCAACTCAACTGCCGAAAAACGCAAGAATCTTCGCTCTCTGCCACGGATCCTGGGCCGCAATCTCTGGCATCGAGTTGTGGCTGCTTTGATGTTCCTTTACCAAAGCAGCTCGAGTGAAAGCCCCGACATAGGACAGAATCTCATATTCGTGCCGCATGTTCTTGCTCGTATTTGCACACGAATCCATCACGTCAAGTGATTCATGCACCGCCCATCGCAGGATAGCAACTTGCAGTCTCCCTAGTAATTTCTGCGTCCCATTCCTACTGTTAATCGCTCCTTCCGAAAGGGGCTGCCACATGGATTCTGGACAACTTGTCTTAATTTAGCTTCGTCCTAGACGTGGCAAGAGAACCTGTTGGGGCCCATGGCCTAATTGATTCAGTAGACTCAAAGTAATAAAGTGTTGCTTCCCCCCGTTGGCAAAACCGACTAATGGCGGGTCTCTCGTGTTCGGCGTTAAAGAGCGCTCAATTCTATGGAAATACTGTCTAATTCTCTGACAAGACCTCAAAGTTCGAGTCCAGATCTAGCGTGACGCGGTTTCTCGAACTCCCTCAGCCATTGCTTCACAATCTCAACTTCGTCTCGTTGTATGTCTTGAATCGCCTTGGGCCGTACAGACCACCTGTCGGGACCGAGGCTCTTCACGTCTAGTCCATTCTCGTCCCAGTGATGTACACCCCAGTCGATGAGCTCAAAGGGCTCCGACGGAGTTGACTGCCGGCTGGGCAAACCAATCGCATGGACACCTGCACTTCGCCATGGGTCCTGCTTACCGTCAATTAGCGCAACCCGGGGATAGCTAAAGTTGAAGCCGCCATGCTTGTTGATAATTCCAACATTCGGGCGAGATttgatgttgaagaagctcTCGCATCTGTATGAGGCGAACTTGGCCGTAAGCGCTCGCGAAATCATAGGAAGACGGTCCTTGGGGGTGGAAGCTCCGCCCATGAAGTATCCCCATCTATTTTCCATCCGTGTGAGTGATTAGTCCGTCCTTTAGACCTGGCGCTAACAGTCATGAAGATGCACTCACTCTGTGCAGGTCTGGTATAACCAGCTGCGCTGCCAAGTATTCTCATTGATCTCTGTTGTACTTTTTTCATAGCGGACTGACAAGCACTCTCGCAGCGACTTTCCTCTACATCTTCTCGTGTCTCGCTTGACGTTGTCTTTTATGTACCCAATATAGTTGAGCATGCGCATTGTCAATGGCTTGCTGCTGTCATGGGCATGACCAGCCGCCTCGACATGATATCGAACACGTTCTAACAGATACTCTGTGCTCTTAAAAAGAAGCGAATCGGAGGTAATAATGGCACAGAACGTCCCAAAGCCCAGGTCGTCCAGATCCGGGTCCCAGTTGGTCCCTTGGAGAGAAGGCAACTGGTCTGAAAGGTAACTGGCAAATTCATCATCAAACAAGTCTCTCAACCCGAAAATTTCCTTGATTTCAAGTTGATCCCTGGGGGACCCCTTGAGCAGGGCATGATCGATAATGGCGGTCAGTTCCTGAATGGTGGGCGAGCACTCCCCGGGAGCAAAGTAACGTGTCGATTCGTGATACTGCCAGTAGTCATCGATTGCGACGGTGACGCCAGATGAGGAGATGGCGCCCCAAAATACATCAGGGTAGAGCTTCCGAGCAATAGCGACGAATCCTCCTGCATAGGAGCCACCATAGAGGATATGAGGAGTTTCAGGAGCAGTTAGGTTGAGTTGTTCGTGTCCCGGAATCTTGAGGTTTTTGGAAAAGAAAGCCGTGTCAGCAAGAGCCTGGTCTGTTGTCAGGAAACGGTAGTTCTCGGTAGTAGCGCTATCGGTTGGCCAGCTGGTTCCATAGTAACGGTGTTCCAAGACAATGCCAACACCGCCCGTGGCCTGGGTGAGAATGGAGGCAATGCCATGATCAAGGAAGGGCAAGCGCCCTTCACTGCTGAACTCCCCAGAATGCAGGATAATGACCGGGCCCCCTTTCTTGTAGTGGGATACGTCGGCCCAGTAACGAAGGTTGAAGGAGCCATTGGAGTGAGGCTGATATTTGGTTTCATTGTGGAAGTGGTCAATTGGCACGGACATGTTGTATGCCTTGATGTTGCTGCTAATCTGCGCGGCCGCGGgttcctcgtcttcgtctggAACTGGGACAGGTCTGACGCTTCCCGGAAGTCGTGGGCCACCAGGATACAGCGCAGCCACCTGGCTGGCCCCAAGACCCAGCGCGATATAGAAGTTACGGATCTTCATGTTGATGGTGTAGGAAGTTTGGTTGCCAAACGATCAACGCCTCGAGTGAGCCGGAAATGGAGGTGGCTGCGTCCCCGGATGGCCAGGTAAGGATACTGTCTCACAGGCTTTGCCGCCTGCTTTGTAGGAATTCGAGATTCGGGGGCAACCAGTCGGTACTTAAATGTTGGCttgacgacatctggaaTCGGATGGTTGTTTGCGGTAGCCCGTGCTGGGCGCGCGGATATGCATTGAGTTGGGCCATTGGCTGTACTTCTCCGTTGGCCCTCAGCTTTTAACTTATGCAAGGTTAACAAGGTCCGCCTTTTCCGTTGACGATACCAATGGGCCCTTCCTTTTTTTACCATATTTGACCCTCCCTCCACTGCGAAGACAAGGTAAGTCCTGGACTGATACGCGTTTAGCTGCCCTCAATGTCAATCTTAAGGTGGATGGCAGTGGTACCCGACACTGCGGGCCCAGAACCAACAACACCTGTGGTGGATCACGTTGAAATGGTTACAATCATTCCCAATCCATGACGATGTGTGAGCTGCTGACTGTGAGACTAGGACGTGGTGGGCAGGTGGATGTTGTGTTGCTCGTGATATGGAGACTGAACAGGGCGAAGGCGGACCATGGGAGAACCCCGCAGATCAGTACATGTGTACGTACTTGAGTACATTGTAAACCGCAGCCTGCGAAGAATCTTTTGTCATTAGAATACATTAAGGGAAGGTGCTACGCTGCGTGGATTGCATCATCAGAGCAACCAGACAAGTGACTTCCTCGGATCTTTCTTCACATCCGACTATCTGCCAATAGAAATTCCTTCAACACAAGTCTCAGGTCGGGATCCATGTCGGTCGCATCAACCTCCGACGCACGCACCGCAGCACTCACACCCTTGCGACTCAAAATACTGTCGATGGCCTTCTTGGTGTTGTATGAAATTTGAGCAGCAAACACAACCGGGTCGGCTAATGCCAGAGGGTCATTGATGGCCAGTTTCACCTCGGGCCCAAACTTGATGAAGGCGCTCCCGCCGGGAGGAATCTTGCCGACTTTAATCAGCAAACCCAACCCGCCGCCTTCTTGCGACGTACTCGTTTTGACTACTGCTTGATCTATGCGGACCTCTGGAGACTGGGCGGTTTTATATCCCAGCAGTCGAATGCTCCAGTCTCGAGCTTTCGGCGCCTTGCCCTCCCCGGATGGATGGATTGTAATTGTTCCTGTGGATTGGGTGAATGAAATGGGCGTCCTGCGCCAAGCGACTGGTTTATCAGTCGAGGCATTACTGcggtcttcatcttcttccagaAGTTCGAACTTGCCATCAGCTCCGATCACGACCACTacttcaaggccatcagGGTTATCGCACCCATTTCCGGGCACCAGGTTTGCATCGAGCGGTACAATTGCCCCTTGCTTCAACAACACAGGTGCGTTGTCCAGGGTCCGATTCAGCCATAAGAACCTGTCGCCGTCATACACAACACCCGTGAAGAAGTCAATATATCGGCCCGGAGGCAGCCACGCCTTGACTTTGCCGGTTTTTGTAGCCACATTCTGTGGCGATGTAATTGGTGCAACAATCATTTCTGTACCAAAGTAATACTGGTTGGGCACTTTGTATGCCTCATCTCTATCTGGATACTCCCAGTACATGGGTTGAACCAATGGATAGCCCTCTTCTGCAGCACGAGCGTTCATGGTATGCAAGTAAGGAATCAGCCGATGCCGCAAGCGCATGAACTTGGTAATAACATCTCGAGGACCCTGTCCAGAGCCAGCAGGCAGCTTCCACGGCTCCTTGCATACCCATCGCGTCTTTGTAGAGTGTAGTCTCATAATGGGAGACAGCACGCCAAGCTGGACCCAGCGCGACGTGAGGTCGTCGTCTCTAATCCCCAGCATGTGGCCACCAATATCATGACTCCACCAGCCGTAACCGATGTTGCTCGCCGTTGCTGTGAACTCGGGCTGGAAGGCCAGCGAGTCCCATGAAACGATGGTATCGCCTGAAAATCCGATGGGATATCGCTGGCTTCCGGGGCCGGCATATCTCGAAAATATAATGGGTCGACCTCCATCCCCTTCGCTGGGCTTTCTCTCTGCCTGAAGTCGCTTATTGTGTAGAAAGTGAAAGTGATTCAGTAGCCACAACGGATCGAGGCCTGGAAGTCGAGAATACGGTCCCTGCTGCCAATCGATCCACCAGAAGTcaacgccgtcgtcttccaGATGCTTGATTAGAATGTCGAAGTATGCTCTGAGGAATGTAGGGTCTGTGCAATCGAACGGAATCGTTTCTTTGCTGGACGCGTCAAAATTAAGGGctttcgccatggccgcataCATGTCCTCGTagttggcgatgccttcCGCCGGATGCTCATTGAGCGAAGTCTTGAGTTTCCGGTCGTGAAGCGCCTTGATGAATGCCTTTGGATTGGGAAACAGGCTTTTATTCCAGGTGTATCCGGTCCACCCCGTcacgccggcggcagcaacgacgGGATCTTTGACTAGATGCCAGTCCATGTCTATTACGCCGACTGCGAGTGGAACACGAATACTCTTGAACATGTCGATGAGCTCCAAATAGGACTCGGCAGTGTATTCGTAGTATCGGCTCCACCAGTTTCCAAGTGTCCATCGTGGAAGGAGGGGTTGCGAGCCAGATATCTGGTAAAGAGCTTTTACTGCTTCCCGATAGTCCCGACCGTAACAGAAGAGGTAGCCGTCTACACGGCCAGTTCCAGCTCGCCGCGGGGCCACGAAGCCATCCTCGGTGAAGAGCATTGTGTCAGAATCGTCGATGCTAGCGAAGCCATCACGAGACGCCACCCCTGGGCCAACAGCAATTCGGCCGTCGGCTCCGTCGAGTGTTCTGCAGGTGCCTCCGAGATTCTGCCCTTGTTCTCCATAGCGCCAGGTATGACCTGTGTATCCAGAGACGACGGCGAAGAAGCCATACGGTGTGAATTCCTGCTTATTGTACGTCATGTGAAACCGAGCCGTGATGACTTCCAGCCAGGCATCCGACTCTCGCACCTGGTAGTAGAGCACGCCCTGAGGCTCTCTATGGACAGCGAATGCCGACGGGCGGTCTTCAAACTGCCCATCCGGGGCCCATTCATATCGCAGCACACCGTCGGCGAGGACTGTGAACCGGTATTTGTCGCCCTTCCTGCCCCCAACATATGGTGACGACTGGGCAGATGGTTGCGTATCGGCTTGGACCTGCATGCGGACCATGGTGACTCGCCAAAGCTCAACGACGCGGTAAGTCTGCCGGTGCTGGGGAGGCACTGTGATGGGGGATGGCGGGTGAAGCTCTCGATGAACAATCTTGGGCTTGCGATCGGAGCCCGATTTAAGCGATTGTTACACAGAACAAGCGTCAGGTCAACTTCTGAAGCCGTTATCGGAGGTCCAGCTTGACCGTGCGGAATATTGTCTCAAATAATAATACTCGACCATGGGGATATGTATATAGGCCACTCAAGCCAAGATATGGAACCAACTTGACGTTTGGATTTCTGTCTTGAGTAAAATGAGGCGTCAAGCTTCCCCGCAGCCACTTTGACACCAGGGGGGGCGGAGAACCTTGCATTCCTCGGTTTCAATGCAGCGCCGCTCCACGAGGATTGCATTTACATTGGGAAGCCTGGAAATGTGAGCAACGAAGATGAGAATCGTGAATGGCAATGTTGGGCCAACTAGCCTCTGGGAGGGTTTGGTTATGGCCGGCAATGGGGACAATGTGCAACGAGGCTACCGAGACACACATATCCGCAGTGTGCAATTCGTCTGCCACGCGTCGTGTGCATCATTATAGCAGAACTTACAAGACATGGTGGCTCCATATACTGGCCATATATTAGATGATACACTGATTGTAGTTATGGATTCGTTTCCGTAAATCTGAAGCGACACGTCTTTGGCCCTTCCGGGTCCTCGACGAATCCAATTGGCTGTACTGCTGCACAGCGGCCAAGATGGTGAGGCAAGGTGAAATATTCACCGAGCTAGAAACGATGCATTGCATGACAGGGGCGCGGAAGTCTTGGCAAATACTGAAGCAGTTGACGTTTTCTCGACTTTGAATGGTGTTATATGTGGGGCGAGTATTGCAATCTAACTTGGGAAGTGAAACCATGATTAAAACATCCTACTCCGCCTCGTGGACAGAAGTTCCAAGTTGCAGACTTCGTCCCTGTCAAGCTTCAATTCCTTGCAAACTCTCTCGCGAGCCGTCGTTAGTTCCAGTACCAGATCCCCAGCTTTCCATTGTCTTGTACAACCTCCAAAATGACCCTAATTCAAGTGAATACCAACTCAACCCTCAACGGCCACAAGCTGCTCGCCATCACGCCCTGGCCATTCCCGCACGACTTTCTTGGCCATCTGCATACTCGCTTTCCAGGTCTCTCCATCGCCCTTTACAAGGCTCCCTTTGGCAAGGGAAACTGGAACGACATCCCAGAGGAGGACAAAAAGGACGTCACCATACTAGTAACCGGGACCTGTTTCCCGACGCTGGAACAGGCCCCCAAGCTGCAATTTGTGCAGGTGCTGAGTGCGGGCGCAGATTTCGTCCTGGACGCTCCGGCATTCAAGAATAGTGATATCCCGTTTTGCACAGCGAACGGCGTGCATGGGTGAGCGCGCCTTGCTCGGGACCTGGGAGGTGTAGGCTGATGATGTGTTGTGATTAGACCCCAGATATCGGAGTGGGTGATTGGCACATTCTTGGCCCATAAGAAGAAGCGTGAGTTTGAGACCGAGGCCCCCTTTTGCATCCATGATGGCCGGGCTGGTTAACTGACATGGCGCAACCACCTAGTACCCCAATATCTGGAGTTGCAACACAATGCTCAATGGCGGAGGCTCAGCGAACCAGATGACACCGTGGGACAGCGTGTGTGAGTGGCCTCATTCCTTCTGCGCTCATCACTGGGATATTAACGAAAAAAATAAACCAGGGGAATCCTGGGATATGGCAGCATCGGCCGACAAGTAGCTCGCATCTGCAACGCCATAGGCATGGATGTGCATGCATATACTCTGCATCCTCGCAAAACGCCAGAATCTCGCCGCGACGAGACCTACACACCCCCGGGGCTGGGTGACCCCGAGGGCATCTTCCCTAGTAAATGGTTCTCGGGCAGTTCCAAAAAGGAGCTCCATGACTTCCTGGACTCTGGTTTGGACCTGCTGGTCCTGTCAGCGCCGCTCACCAAAAGCACTGTCGGTCTCATATCGCACCAAGAGTTCAACATACTCGGTAAAAAGAAGGCATTCGTGTCTAATATTTCAAGAGGGCAGATGATAAACACGGATGCGTTTGTTGAAGCCCTCGAGGGGGAGGTCATTCGCGGTGCGGCCATTGATGTCACAGATCCAGAGCCCTTGCCCGACGGGCACAAGTTGTGGACGACCAAGAATTTGATCATCACGCCCCATGTAAGCGGAGCGACAACGGCGTATGCGAAGAGGTTTTTGGCGATTTTAGAGGACAATTTGGAAAGGTTCAGTCAGGGGAGAAAGTTGACGAATGAGGTCAGCAGAAAGGACGGCTATTAACATGGTACGTGTTTCAAATCTGGCAGTAACTGTTCGGAATTAATCAACATGCGCGATACGAGATGAAATGGCAAATCTTTTTCAGATATTCTTGGGCCGTAGCGCGTACTGAGCTTGTTCCCCTTTGCCCTGTTGCTTGCCGACCACGAGTTCCTTCAGCTCTGCCAACTCAACAGCGCCATACGTCTCGTCCAACAACTCCAGCACGCCCAGGGCCGTGACTTCTGAATCCCACCTATCGGCCGCGATGACGGCCTGACGGTCCGCCTCTCCAACCTCCAAGAACAGACGAACAATGTCCGCCCACCGAGCAGTACCGTCGGTATCGACGTCATAGTAGGCTATGAATCCTCTACGGCGAGCATCACGCAAGTGACGCAGCAACGCCAACCACGGCGTTCTTGGCGTGCGGGTCATGAAGTCTGCGTACTCGTGGTTCGGCCCAGGGTTAATGCGACACCTGTTCCGGAGGAGGAACTCGACGAGCGCCGGGTCAGAGAGCGGAAAGATGGTCTTCATGCGAGAGCATGTAAACTCGGTTGCATACGCCAACAGGGGCGTCGCGTCGTCTCGCTGCAACTCTTGCTGCTCCTTCGAGAGCCCCCCGCCTTGTGCCTTGCTGCGAGCAGCAACCTCTTCAGCGACGTAGCGCGCAAGGCCGAATTTGGTGGCGAGGCACAGAAACGGCTGCCATATTGGCGACGCCTTCATGCGGACCTCGTATGTGCCAAAGGCGTTTCTGGCCCAGTGGTCGTACGGGTCCTGGGGCTTGTCGAGCCAGTGCCAGCTCAGTGTCTTGTCGAGCTCATTGACAAAGGACCGCTGCAGGCCGCTTGGGTCGTTGGCGATGTGCCGAGCGTGTGTCAGCGCGAGGGCGATGTCTGGCCACCAATCGTCCAACCTGCGGTGATGCTCGATTTCCTCCAGCGGTCTCTTGAGCCGGAGAACGTACGACCGCAGTAGACGCAGGTGAGGATCGAAATTCCGAGGCGACTGCGAAACTAGCCGGTCTTGAATCCCGGGTGCGGCCATGAGCCAGTCGCGGACTGTGCGGTGAATATAAGTCACTTTTTGAGCTGCACCGACCCTGGCATCCCGCGTGGTGTCGTCTGAAAAGCGAGGCCTTGTCGGGTTTCCTTGTCGGGTAGGGTGATGCAAGTCTAGTAGGCGAGCGAATCGGTGTGTCACCTGCCAGACTGTGGTATCGCAGCGATGATGTATGAACTGATCTTCTGCCTGCTCAATTTGCCATGCTGTCGTCGCTGGGTCGTCCTCTTCCAACAGAGAATATGCAAGTTCCCAAACTGTCAGCGAATTCGCGGAGTCGTCTCTTACAAAGTCGGCGACTAGCTCCCGGGCGCGAACAAGCTCGAAAATCATGGCGGTTTCCGCCAGTTCAGACTGGGCGCGGTCTTCAAAGAGCAGCTTGGCAAAGAGGTCGTCAAGATCAGTCGGAAGTCGCTCAAGTATGGACACTAAGCCATCTGCACCGGAGTCGGGTTTCCATCCGGCAATCAATTCATTCACAGCCAGCCTCACCCAGAGAAACA from Metarhizium brunneum chromosome 2, complete sequence includes these protein-coding regions:
- the ddh_1 gene encoding D-2-hydroxyacid dehydrogenase; this translates as MTLIQVNTNSTLNGHKLLAITPWPFPHDFLGHLHTRFPGLSIALYKAPFGKGNWNDIPEEDKKDVTILVTGTCFPTLEQAPKLQFVQVLSAGADFVLDAPAFKNSDIPFCTANGVHGPQISEWVIGTFLAHKKKLPQYLELQHNAQWRRLSEPDDTVGQRVGILGYGSIGRQVARICNAIGMDVHAYTLHPRKTPESRRDETYTPPGLGDPEGIFPSKWFSGSSKKELHDFLDSGLDLLVLSAPLTKSTVGLISHQEFNILGKKKAFVSNISRGQMINTDAFVEALEGEVIRGAAIDVTDPEPLPDGHKLWTTKNLIITPHVSGATTAYAKRFLAILEDNLERFSQGRKLTNEVSRKDGY
- the xylQ gene encoding Alpha-xylosidase XylQ — protein: MVRMQVQADTQPSAQSSPYVGGRKGDKYRFTVLADGVLRYEWAPDGQFEDRPSAFAVHREPQGVLYYQVRESDAWLEVITARFHMTYNKQEFTPYGFFAVVSGYTGHTWRYGEQGQNLGGTCRTLDGADGRIAVGPGVASRDGFASIDDSDTMLFTEDGFVAPRRAGTGRVDGYLFCYGRDYREAVKALYQISGSQPLLPRWTLGNWWSRYYEYTAESYLELIDMFKSIRVPLAVGVIDMDWHLVKDPVVAAAGVTGWTGYTWNKSLFPNPKAFIKALHDRKLKTSLNEHPAEGIANYEDMYAAMAKALNFDASSKETIPFDCTDPTFLRAYFDILIKHLEDDGVDFWWIDWQQGPYSRLPGLDPLWLLNHFHFLHNKRLQAERKPSEGDGGRPIIFSRYAGPGSQRYPIGFSGDTIVSWDSLAFQPEFTATASNIGYGWWSHDIGGHMLGIRDDDLTSRWVQLGVLSPIMRLHSTKTRWVCKEPWKLPAGSGQGPRDVITKFMRLRHRLIPYLHTMNARAAEEGYPLVQPMYWEYPDRDEAYKVPNQYYFGTEMIVAPITSPQNVATKTGKVKAWLPPGRYIDFFTGVVYDGDRFLWLNRTLDNAPVLLKQGAIVPLDANLVPGNGCDNPDGLEVVVVIGADGKFELLEEDEDRSNASTDKPVAWRRTPISFTQSTGTITIHPSGEGKAPKARDWSIRLLGYKTAQSPEVRIDQAVVKTSTSQEGGGLGLLIKVGKIPPGGSAFIKFGPEVKLAINDPLALADPVVFAAQISYNTKKAIDSILSRKGVSAAVRASEVDATDMDPDLRLVLKEFLLADSRM